One Bacteroides intestinalis DSM 17393 genomic window, CTTTCAACTACGTGAAAGTGCGTGAAAACCCAAACAACAAACGTAGCAAGGTGACCGGGTTTAGGTTCTACCCGGTCTATCAACCACAGTTCAGAGATGAAGAACTGGAAGGGAAAGAATTGCAAGCAAAGGTTACAGCACGATATCAGATAGACAGCCATGTGTACGAGTACCTCCGTTATTCCTGCGGCTTCACATCGGAAGAGATAAACCGGAACAAAGAGACATTCATAACGGCACAAGAAAAGATAACCGACCTTATCGGAGAACTGGCTCTCCTAAACGGAAAATCACGAGAAAAGAACAATCCGAAAGGGTGGATTATAAACGCCCTTAAAGGGAAAATCAAGGATAAGTAACAAGATTACCCGGCTGAAACACTCCGGGTAATCTTGTCAAATCAGAGGAACGATTTCCATTTCTACACCAAGTTCTTTCATCTGCTGTTGTATTTCCTCGCTGCTTAGTTTCTCTCTCGCCAGTGCAAGCCCATGAAAGGCGTCCCAGCCTGCCGGCTTCGAAACGATACTACCGTTTAGGACGGCATGGGTGATTTCGCCGCCGGACTTCGCACCCTTGTTCAGTATGAAGAAGAACCGGGGTTCTTCGTGTTCCGTTGTTCCCATAATTCGTAAAGTTAGATGTTTATTTATTCCCCTTTTGTTCCCTTGCCTGCTCTTGGTAGTATTCATAATACTGCTTGTAGTTGTCCCGGTCTTTGGCTGCATCCGTCCAAAGATAGCACATGAAACAAGCGAACAATAGGGAGATAACAGCACAAAGGATTGAGTAGAACGAAATTCGTTTGTCCACATAACCGCCGTTTTTCATTCTGTACCCCTGCCGTTCAAAGTCCGCCAACACGTTTTTTAGGCGATTTTCGGCACTTTCAAGGCTTTTCCCGTCTATTTGTACCTTTCGGGCTGTTGCGTCCTCTATGCGCTTCGTATAGACTTCAACACGCTTTAGTTCTTGATACACCAGTTCTACCGCAAGCTGCGGGTTTACCCTTGGCGTTGTATCTTTTCTTTTCCGGGGGCTGTACTGTCCCTGCTTAACGTTGGAAGCTGCCGCTTCCGGGTGTGAGTTTGTTTCCATGAGATATGTTCATTGAGTTGCACTTCAGTT contains:
- the mbpC gene encoding mobilization protein MbpC; translation: METNSHPEAAASNVKQGQYSPRKRKDTTPRVNPQLAVELVYQELKRVEVYTKRIEDATARKVQIDGKSLESAENRLKNVLADFERQGYRMKNGGYVDKRISFYSILCAVISLLFACFMCYLWTDAAKDRDNYKQYYEYYQEQAREQKGNK